One genomic window of uncultured delta proteobacterium includes the following:
- a CDS encoding conserved hypothetical protein (Evidence 4 : Homologs of previously reported genes of unknown function), with protein sequence MSGIFQEVKDGLQSRLVDVVQELLPGGRVSGKEYLCGSLQGGSGDSCRTNLETGKGSDFASGDTWGDIIGLAAKVWNMRQGEAARELSKQYGIGTAQAFRPAATSSAALPTSAPATFAPVLPVPQSAPEPPRHHPQHGQASQMWRYEDAQGRALAYAVRFDLKDGKAVLPLCYGQYGNNRPQWAWKALPEPRPLYGLPKLTAMPDAPVLLVEGEKTADAAQRYFPYHAALTWSGGSNAVGKADFSPLQGREVIIWPDNDEPGFAAALELAKTLAGTTRSVAIVQPPDTLPSAWDLADQTEQGFMPQVHIKTAMPVTEFASRAARRFPGLGPSVSVTDSQTPDAPEVEDITIKEWPLFSFDACPGILGEFVKLATRDSEADPAAIAITALVRFCAEVYGHASGNASGQGPHIYVGETVHPPRLFAVICGNSSKARKGTSRHPVTKLFGREHCYLADLREWGLPLPARESGGPLSTGEGLAHHVRDETDEERERRQRQNPNEPIREKGDKRLIIQDEEFASGLACTKREGNTLSMGIRCFWDSGDYAPLTKNNPITVRGAHINIITHITMQELAVCLGEVQAVNGFGNRFLWICARRSKLVALPSRMPETELAPLQREMWRLVAQAQKRGAMSMNAHALELWESIYPELSHEHSGLAGSIINRAEAQTLRLALVYALLDGQGGIDETHLQAALAMWRYAQESALYIFGDRAADPLEERILEILKQGPLAATELSAALNRNVPKERLQPLLQQLEAQRRISVTHIKQNGRGRPRLVFALREINTVNEENENNESNEEKSARP encoded by the coding sequence ATGAGCGGCATCTTTCAAGAAGTCAAAGACGGTCTGCAATCGCGGCTGGTGGACGTGGTGCAGGAGCTTCTGCCCGGAGGCAGGGTTTCCGGCAAGGAATATCTCTGCGGCTCGCTCCAGGGCGGCAGCGGCGACTCCTGCCGTACCAATCTGGAAACCGGCAAGGGCAGCGACTTTGCCTCTGGCGACACATGGGGCGACATCATCGGCCTTGCGGCCAAAGTCTGGAACATGCGCCAGGGCGAAGCGGCCAGGGAACTCAGCAAACAATACGGCATCGGCACAGCACAGGCTTTCCGGCCAGCGGCCACCAGCAGTGCAGCCCTGCCGACATCGGCCCCGGCCACGTTTGCGCCGGTTCTGCCGGTTCCACAGTCAGCGCCGGAGCCGCCGCGTCACCACCCGCAGCATGGGCAGGCCAGCCAAATGTGGCGCTACGAGGACGCGCAGGGACGCGCCCTGGCCTATGCCGTCCGCTTCGACCTAAAAGACGGCAAGGCCGTCCTGCCGCTCTGCTACGGGCAATATGGCAATAACCGCCCACAATGGGCCTGGAAAGCTCTGCCGGAACCGCGCCCGCTGTACGGCCTGCCCAAGCTCACAGCCATGCCGGATGCTCCCGTGCTGCTGGTGGAAGGAGAAAAGACGGCGGACGCGGCCCAACGCTATTTCCCATATCATGCGGCGCTCACCTGGAGCGGCGGAAGCAATGCGGTGGGCAAAGCGGACTTTTCCCCGCTCCAGGGCCGGGAGGTCATAATCTGGCCGGATAACGACGAACCGGGTTTTGCCGCCGCCCTGGAGCTGGCGAAAACCCTTGCAGGCACGACGCGGAGCGTCGCCATTGTGCAGCCGCCCGACACCTTGCCGTCAGCCTGGGATTTGGCCGACCAGACCGAACAGGGGTTTATGCCGCAGGTTCATATTAAAACCGCCATGCCGGTGACTGAGTTCGCCAGTAGAGCGGCACGGCGCTTTCCTGGCCTTGGGCCGTCCGTTTCCGTGACGGATTCACAAACGCCGGATGCGCCGGAGGTGGAGGACATCACCATCAAGGAATGGCCGCTGTTTTCCTTTGACGCCTGCCCCGGCATCCTGGGCGAGTTCGTGAAGCTGGCCACCCGCGACAGCGAGGCCGACCCGGCGGCAATCGCCATCACCGCCCTGGTGCGTTTCTGCGCGGAGGTCTACGGCCACGCGTCCGGTAATGCTTCTGGCCAAGGTCCGCATATCTACGTGGGCGAAACCGTGCATCCGCCGCGCCTGTTCGCCGTCATTTGCGGCAATTCCAGCAAGGCCAGAAAAGGTACGTCCCGCCATCCGGTGACAAAGCTCTTTGGCCGGGAGCACTGTTACCTTGCCGACCTGCGGGAATGGGGTTTGCCCCTGCCCGCCAGGGAGAGCGGCGGGCCGCTGTCCACCGGCGAGGGGCTTGCCCATCACGTCCGGGATGAAACGGACGAGGAGCGGGAACGGCGGCAGCGCCAGAATCCCAACGAGCCGATCCGCGAGAAAGGCGACAAACGCCTTATCATTCAGGATGAAGAGTTTGCCAGCGGCCTGGCCTGCACCAAGCGCGAGGGCAACACGCTCTCAATGGGCATCCGTTGTTTCTGGGATTCCGGCGACTACGCCCCGCTGACCAAGAACAACCCCATCACGGTCAGGGGGGCGCACATCAACATCATCACCCACATCACCATGCAGGAACTGGCCGTCTGCCTTGGCGAAGTGCAGGCCGTGAACGGGTTCGGCAACCGCTTTCTCTGGATTTGCGCCCGCCGCTCCAAACTGGTGGCCCTGCCTTCCCGGATGCCGGAAACCGAGCTTGCCCCGCTCCAACGGGAAATGTGGCGGCTGGTGGCCCAGGCGCAGAAGCGCGGAGCCATGAGCATGAACGCCCACGCCCTGGAACTGTGGGAAAGCATCTATCCGGAACTCTCGCATGAGCACTCCGGCCTTGCCGGGAGCATCATCAACCGGGCCGAGGCCCAGACTTTGCGCCTTGCCCTGGTTTATGCTCTGCTGGACGGCCAGGGCGGCATTGACGAAACCCACCTGCAAGCGGCCCTCGCGATGTGGCGTTACGCTCAGGAATCCGCTCTCTACATCTTCGGCGACCGGGCGGCTGATCCTCTGGAGGAAAGGATACTGGAAATTCTGAAACAAGGCCCGCTCGCGGCAACGGAACTCAGTGCGGCTCTGAACCGGAATGTTCCCAAGGAACGCCTGCAACCCCTCTTGCAACAGTTGGAGGCGCAAAGGCGCATTTCGGTGACACACATCAAGCAGAACGGCAGGGGAAGGCCCAGGCTGGTTTTCGCCTTGCGCGAAATAAATACGGTAAACGAAGAAAACGAAAATAACGAAAGTAACGAAGAAAAGAGCGCCCGGCCATGA
- a CDS encoding conserved hypothetical protein (Evidence 4 : Homologs of previously reported genes of unknown function): MPGKKLSNDEAADFLGVKSNTLEVWRTKKKGPKYSKIGSRVLYDINDLEEYFTSRSVHTKDTAPQLRSGK; encoded by the coding sequence ATGCCCGGCAAGAAACTCAGCAACGACGAAGCCGCCGATTTTTTGGGCGTAAAGTCCAACACCCTGGAGGTATGGCGCACCAAGAAGAAAGGCCCCAAATATTCCAAAATCGGCAGCCGTGTCCTGTATGACATCAACGATCTGGAGGAATATTTCACCTCGCGGAGCGTCCACACCAAGGATACGGCCCCGCAGCTTCGGAGTGGCAAATGA
- a CDS encoding exported hypothetical protein (Evidence 5 : No homology to any previously reported sequences) has protein sequence MHSSRKLEIIKNLRILTVLGIGAFGVLATSFFVANGLRNEVTARATLTNLTATALGVTLIGLFVTAILCLLVFHAFSFFESTTLSQAIRLNEAMRLLHAKTNKESLAALRYYRIDVFRAPKPLGEDAEKNVPCKLISTFLAPWAFRSDQNAAFGSEYHCCDFEHIQTIIADNKAKWGDIPEELPGGTPMEVTALQRKIADLLEENKKANLKFTAANGRESLLKTQLTEVENHMAVLVELVNKISTEGKPSDKITKDAFRAKYLAIGKIYGITKVPGAYMEIFRKNMPKEKINWGGAPTQGSDDEQT, from the coding sequence ATGCACTCCTCACGGAAACTTGAAATTATCAAAAATCTTCGCATACTCACGGTGCTTGGCATCGGAGCGTTTGGGGTATTGGCCACCTCATTTTTCGTGGCCAACGGGCTGCGGAATGAGGTTACCGCAAGGGCCACCCTCACCAACCTGACGGCAACCGCGTTGGGGGTCACGCTCATTGGCCTGTTTGTGACAGCAATCCTCTGCCTGCTCGTTTTTCACGCTTTTTCCTTTTTTGAATCAACAACACTGTCCCAAGCCATACGGCTCAACGAAGCAATGCGGCTGCTGCACGCGAAAACCAACAAAGAAAGCCTTGCCGCGCTCAGGTATTACCGAATCGACGTGTTCAGAGCCCCAAAACCCCTTGGCGAGGACGCAGAAAAAAACGTCCCCTGTAAGCTCATCTCTACATTTTTGGCCCCGTGGGCGTTCCGCTCCGATCAGAACGCCGCTTTTGGCTCGGAGTATCACTGTTGCGACTTTGAGCATATTCAAACTATCATCGCTGATAACAAGGCCAAATGGGGCGACATCCCAGAAGAGCTTCCCGGCGGTACTCCCATGGAAGTGACTGCCTTGCAACGTAAAATCGCTGACTTGCTGGAAGAGAACAAAAAAGCCAATCTGAAATTTACAGCGGCAAACGGACGTGAAAGCCTGTTAAAGACCCAACTGACCGAAGTGGAAAACCACATGGCCGTTCTTGTGGAGCTTGTGAACAAGATAAGCACTGAGGGCAAACCCTCTGACAAGATTACAAAAGACGCGTTTAGGGCCAAGTATCTTGCTATTGGAAAAATATACGGCATCACCAAGGTACCCGGCGCGTATATGGAAATTTTCCGCAAAAACATGCCCAAAGAGAAAATCAACTGGGGAGGAGCGCCAACACAGGGCTCTGACGACGAGCAAACCTAG
- a CDS encoding conserved hypothetical protein (Evidence 4 : Homologs of previously reported genes of unknown function), with translation MSYDISLCDPVTGETLELKEPHHMRGGTFAVGGTTEARLNVTYNYSQHYFRTIGEKGLRSIYGMTGAQSIPILRDAATLLTNDVAKNYWTPTEGNAQRALLQLVALAEICPDGVWNGD, from the coding sequence ATGAGTTACGATATCAGCCTTTGTGACCCTGTTACGGGGGAAACACTCGAGTTGAAGGAGCCTCACCACATGCGAGGCGGGACGTTCGCCGTTGGCGGCACGACAGAAGCGCGTCTGAACGTCACATATAACTATTCGCAACACTACTTTCGCACAATAGGAGAAAAAGGTCTCAGATCGATCTACGGCATGACAGGAGCGCAATCGATTCCAATCTTGCGTGATGCCGCTACACTGTTGACCAATGATGTTGCCAAAAACTACTGGACGCCGACAGAAGGGAATGCCCAACGAGCACTGCTTCAACTGGTGGCGTTGGCCGAGATATGCCCTGACGGTGTATGGAACGGCGACTGA
- a CDS encoding conserved hypothetical protein (Evidence 4 : Homologs of previously reported genes of unknown function) — protein MNNYPALLKEVKDRIRQAQIKASMSANAEMVLMYWDVGRIVATRQETEGWGASIIPRLSKDLRNDLPEMKGFSERNMDRMLAFYREYSMLTISPTPLAKLSGENPSVFSPMPLAKIPEAHLESKIREIILRLPWAHNVTLLREKDLRARLWYMLQTLEHGWGHDHLADQIKHNAYARQGKAATNFATHLPAPQSVLAQETLKNPYLFDFMTLEEPFHERELETGLVAHLEKFLLELGAGFAFVGRQYHLEISDQDFYIDLLFYHLKLRCYVVIELKKGKFKPEYAGKVNFYCSVVDDKLRHEQDNPTIGLILCQNNDKVVAEYALRDVNKPIGVSEYELTRALPDNLKSSLPAVEEIEERLEEK, from the coding sequence ATGAACAACTACCCGGCATTGCTCAAAGAAGTCAAAGATCGTATCCGGCAGGCCCAAATCAAAGCCTCCATGTCCGCCAATGCGGAAATGGTTCTCATGTATTGGGATGTGGGACGTATTGTTGCCACTCGTCAAGAAACCGAGGGTTGGGGTGCTTCGATTATTCCCAGGCTGTCGAAAGATCTTCGGAATGACCTGCCGGAAATGAAGGGATTTTCCGAGCGGAATATGGATCGGATGCTCGCTTTTTACCGTGAATACAGCATGTTGACAATTTCGCCAACGCCGTTGGCGAAATTGTCAGGAGAAAACCCAAGCGTATTTTCGCCAATGCCGTTGGCGAAAATACCAGAGGCTCATCTTGAATCCAAAATCCGAGAAATCATACTCCGGCTACCTTGGGCGCACAACGTGACCCTTTTGCGGGAAAAGGATTTACGAGCACGACTGTGGTACATGCTTCAAACATTGGAACATGGCTGGGGCCATGACCATCTGGCCGACCAGATCAAACACAACGCCTATGCCCGTCAAGGCAAGGCAGCGACCAATTTTGCCACTCATTTGCCCGCTCCTCAGTCGGTGCTGGCGCAGGAAACGCTCAAAAATCCCTATTTATTCGACTTTATGACTTTAGAGGAGCCTTTCCACGAACGGGAACTCGAAACCGGCCTTGTCGCTCATCTGGAAAAGTTTCTGCTGGAACTCGGCGCGGGTTTCGCCTTTGTAGGCAGGCAGTATCACCTGGAAATCAGTGACCAGGATTTTTATATCGATCTTTTGTTTTATCATCTCAAGCTCCGCTGCTATGTTGTCATAGAGTTGAAAAAGGGGAAATTCAAACCTGAATACGCCGGAAAGGTGAATTTCTACTGTTCTGTTGTGGATGATAAACTGCGCCACGAACAGGATAACCCGACAATCGGCCTGATACTCTGCCAGAATAATGATAAGGTAGTGGCTGAATATGCCTTGCGGGATGTCAACAAACCTATTGGCGTTTCAGAATATGAATTGACCCGCGCCTTGCCGGATAATTTGAAATCCAGTTTGCCTGCCGTGGAAGAAATCGAAGAACGCCTAGAAGAGAAATAA
- a CDS encoding Site-specific recombinase translates to MASKYKRFHPKKWAGVYVYELEEQYNGAPDLCFFINFRSGRRLIWEKIGKISEGYGPDVAAEIRGKRVKAVRHGEEVKTAKEIRREKAEKDRTFKEIADAYFEIKGPSLKGIVTDKNRYAKHLEPLCGNRTVSEITPQIIEELRKSLGDRKPATLWNALELFRRITNFGFKTNRCPALSFQIEMPVKDNEVIEYLKPDEVQRFLGVVRDWPVKDVANMLLLAFFTGMRRGELFKLETQDIDFHMKLIRIRDPKGGKSVSIGMSSVAEEVIRDQFAWRAENFPQSVYVFPGKFGDQRKDCSAVDKIKKAAGLPVKFRPFHGLRHHFAVTLANSGKFTLDMIAEMLTHKNAEFTKKKYGQFLPESMTAASNAAAAILGKL, encoded by the coding sequence ATGGCCTCCAAGTACAAGCGGTTCCATCCCAAGAAGTGGGCGGGCGTGTACGTGTACGAACTGGAAGAACAGTATAACGGCGCACCTGATCTCTGCTTTTTTATCAACTTCCGTTCGGGCCGCCGCCTGATATGGGAGAAGATCGGCAAAATATCCGAAGGCTACGGCCCGGATGTGGCCGCTGAAATCCGAGGCAAGCGGGTGAAGGCCGTCCGCCACGGCGAAGAGGTCAAGACCGCCAAGGAAATACGCCGGGAAAAGGCTGAAAAAGACAGGACGTTCAAGGAAATCGCCGATGCCTATTTTGAAATCAAAGGGCCTTCCCTCAAGGGGATTGTTACCGATAAAAACCGTTACGCCAAACACCTTGAACCGTTGTGCGGCAACCGCACTGTCAGTGAAATCACGCCGCAGATAATAGAGGAGCTGCGTAAATCCCTGGGCGACCGCAAACCGGCAACGCTCTGGAACGCTCTGGAACTGTTCCGGCGCATTACCAATTTCGGTTTCAAGACCAACCGCTGCCCGGCCCTGAGTTTCCAGATCGAAATGCCGGTGAAAGACAACGAGGTTATTGAGTATCTCAAGCCGGACGAAGTGCAGCGGTTTCTGGGAGTCGTGCGGGATTGGCCGGTCAAGGACGTGGCCAACATGCTGCTACTGGCCTTTTTTACCGGAATGCGGCGCGGGGAACTGTTCAAGCTGGAAACCCAGGATATAGACTTTCACATGAAGCTCATCCGCATCCGCGACCCCAAGGGCGGGAAATCCGTATCCATCGGCATGAGCAGCGTTGCCGAGGAAGTTATCAGGGATCAGTTCGCCTGGAGAGCGGAGAACTTCCCGCAGAGCGTCTATGTGTTTCCGGGCAAGTTCGGCGACCAGCGCAAGGATTGCAGCGCCGTGGACAAAATCAAGAAAGCGGCGGGCCTGCCGGTCAAATTCCGCCCGTTCCACGGCCTGCGCCACCATTTCGCCGTGACCCTGGCGAACAGCGGCAAATTCACCCTAGACATGATCGCGGAAATGCTCACGCACAAAAACGCGGAGTTCACCAAAAAGAAGTACGGTCAGTTCCTGCCGGAATCCATGACCGCAGCCAGCAATGCCGCAGCGGCCATTTTGGGGAAGCTGTGA
- a CDS encoding hypothetical protein (Evidence 5 : No homology to any previously reported sequences) — protein sequence MSAPRPAATGNAAILRNLATRRTLASGARLFCMRLVTAEIAKKRAALFFECLLVSRSPPECPE from the coding sequence GTGTCTGCACCACGCCCTGCCGCAACCGGCAACGCTGCCATACTCCGTAACCTGGCAACCCGCCGCACCCTGGCCTCCGGGGCGCGGCTTTTTTGTATGCGGCTCGTCACGGCCGAAATCGCGAAAAAGCGGGCCGCTCTGTTCTTCGAGTGCCTGCTGGTCAGCCGGTCACCGCCAGAATGTCCTGAATAA